Below is a window of Danio rerio strain Tuebingen ecotype United States chromosome 11, GRCz12tu, whole genome shotgun sequence DNA.
ggtcacaaaatgcggtgctatgtttgcactcagtgcaatagttaacttaattcgatacgaacaaactgaataaacaaagagcactggtcgctcacttaccaaatctgtagagacaggacaatcaccagcagctagagccgcgtctttatgaagaggagactaacgttacaatcgaatccggatttcagcgtttgcagatgagaacagctctcaggtaaacaatgttcctccttagacacgtaagttattgttgtcgagcgtcgcgtacaccgttaatccacacgtgaaccagctgagctctcacagagagaaaatgaaaacgaaacttaatggcagcaaactataaaagcaacacttcacgcttgttttgccaacacaacgtggcgtctctgtggcgtaaacatggtgacactaatgaatattaatgaagttgcacaatagagcgcgctgattggtttgaaccaagccttactcatgcattaatgcatcacactgtaagacgtaataagactcactttggcacaggcgtccagtctgcacgctggaatacacgctattatgtcatgaccgtgacgcagcttcaaaaatttgtttcaaacaggaagtacgaatttgcttgaaataacgcaaaaacaaccaatttacactttttagtgaaatataggtgtcctaatagtgtttttagcagtgtgggacacatataccactgtcaacagctcaaaaaatgtgttttggtgtttcgtgaccctttaaatgaaACACACACATAGTCAGTGCAGAAAAGTCTTTACCACAGGAATAGGATTTCTATAGGTTTCATCACATTAAATGTAAGAATTTCCAAGGCTTTTAGACAATTATGAATCAGATTTCAGACTAAAcgctaaatttttttttctaatggcccagtaaaacataaaaaaaaataataatattgaaaacatATTATTGTAAAGAAGACAACTAAACCATAATGGTAAATAAAGttattgagatgaaatgttagtGATTGGATGGGTATTAGCCCGACTGGGTAcaggtagctttacatggacagagGAAATTTAAGACCATGCAGTTTAAAGTGATTTAAGAACTACAACATAATATTTCAGTGagtttaagacttttaaggcctaaaatactCTGAATACATTATTTTTTTGGTGGGAAATCCTATATTGTGCTTCTGAGGCTTAAAAAgtttttgaattcatcttcagaaTCACTAGTTTTTACACCATttacacaaaatgtaaaaatttaacaattttataAAATTAGAGCACTTATTGCCctattgtttaattgtattttacaaGTTTGTATCATTTTCTCTGTCAAACATTTGTCCATTTAATGAGCAACTGTGTTCTTTACtatttgactgtatattttaaTGCTTATCGTCTAGTCTCTCTCATTGTAAGTCTGTTACATTTGCGAAACTGATTACAGATGGCATTTgctctagataaaaaaaaaaactgggcaTGTGGCCTCATGACGAATGTTCATCATCATAGATGGACTGCACAAAGCATCAAATGGTTTCCTGTGGTCTAATGCGTTACTTTCTAATTCACTCATGAGCTGAGTTTCATGTCTGTTTCCCACTCGCTGCAATGGATATTTTCATCTTCAtcgttttttttctcattatggAGGTACAGTGTTACAGTAAGTGATCTATGATGTTTAATATTCAATAAGGTCTACACTTGTAGGCAAAGACAGTCAGTCCTGTAAAAGTTTAAGCAAAACACATGAAAACTGAACCCATTAATTGTGTCAACATTTGGTTAACTATAGAGATAATAAGAGTTTAAATGTTAAACCCAAACTCAAGCAGCAGTTTGATAATGATAGATGTAAATGTGGTCAGTCAGTGAGGagatattgattgattgatctgtTTTGTGTTGTTCCAGATGCTCCTACTGTTCGTGTTTCTTCAGATGTCATTAGTGAGATCAGCTCAGTGAAGATCAGCTGTGAGACACCAGCATATGTTACAGTGAATCAGTGTTATTTCACTATAAACAGAGAAGAGAATATAAAACCCAGTGCATCATGTGAGCTGGAGTTCAGTGGTGCTGAATTGCTCATATGGGCAGGTGAAAAATCACCTCAATCAGTCGACATTATCTGCTACTACACAACAAATGAGAGAGGGATTAATAAACCATCATCTCCTTCTCATGCTGCCACAGTGACTGTTCTAGGTGAGACATTTCACTGCAGTACTTGTGTCtgacaaattattatttgtttcttattaacttgtttatttcactttaaacagaCACACTTCAGAAACCCTTCATCAGTGTTAGTGAAGATGATGATCTGCCCAAAATATCATGTGAAATACCACTATCAGTCAGAGCTGAATTCAGATGTAGTTTCTACACTGAAGATGGAGCTCGTCTGTACAGAAGTGTCTCTCAGAGGAGTCAAAATAAAGAGAatcatatttgtatattttatccaAACTACAGTAATCTCTTCACACAGTCAGTGAACAGCAGACAGATAAGCTGTGATTATACAACAGCCATCAAGACTGACTTCACATCCCCACGGAGTGACACAGTCACCATCAGAGGTGAGAATGTTTTTGTTGAAACATACTGTATGATCAGCTTTAAAGATGTAATCCTGTAATCCTGTAATCCTGTAGCCAGTGTAACTTACTACAGTAAATCAGTATTTCAGAATGTCATGGCAGGTGGCTAATTAATAAATGAGAgtcactaaactaaactaataaagaaaatattgaaaaaaagctATGTAGTTGTAGAAATCTATCAGACACTTAAAGTTTGCTTGAAACGTAAGTTAAGATTGTGCCTTTTTACACTATTGTGACGTTACGTACATATGGAAACCATGGGAAATAGGAAAAAATGTAGCGCTGTTTTTGGGAATCGAATGAATTATTGAAAGATGGACATtaacaaaatgaaggaagattGGTCAAGGCAAAGATAAAGCACATGCTGTAAAGACGTATGTTAGTATGGGTCCATAAGAAGAAAAgtgaaaaaaagttgttttgagGGGAAGAGAAGGTTATGGTAATTGATAAAAGTTTAtgagggaatttttttttttttttttacaaatgaatgaaGAGCAAAGatacatcattaaaaaaacaataatatattaatataaaaataagtagAGTAAATTAAAATGTCATGGCAACTTTACTGTGTAAATTCTTTAAAGAACAAATTGTAAGACCTTTTCAGACAAATCATAGTGTGATCGGATATATTTAGACAAGATTGAAGGATCTTTTGAGCTGATCATCTGGTGAAAGTTGTAAAAAATAGCACTTGTTTTGTAAAGTGTCAATGTAATAAccagaaatgacaaaaaaatctcTTGGTAATTATTCTCACTGTCTATCATTGTTTCCTTGTAAAAAAAAACCTCACTTCATCCAGGAAGAaaggaaataaatatacaaacaaacaaaaccattcattcattttcttttcggcttagtcctttattaatcaggggtcgccacagcgaatgaTCTCCCATACACACttactcacatacacacatacactacggacaatttagtttacccaattcacctatagtgcacgtctttggacttgtggggaaaacaggagcTCTTGcagtaaacccacgccaacacgaggagaacatgcaaactccacacagaaatgccaattgacccagccgaggctcgaaccagcgacattcttgctgtgaggctacccactgtgccaattTGACACCCAACAAAaccattaaaataatataatatattattagtattattacagttatgtaatttattaagaataaaataactaaataataaattacatttataaatacaattatttttgatTCTCAGCGTGTGAAGAGTCACAGTTTCAGTTTGTTCTAAAACTGGAA
It encodes the following:
- the LOC100003022 gene encoding uncharacterized protein translates to MDIFIFIVFFLIMEVQCYNAPTVRVSSDVISEISSVKISCETPAYVTVNQCYFTINREENIKPSASCELEFSGAELLIWAGEKSPQSVDIICYYTTNERGINKPSSPSHAATVTVLDTLQKPFISVSEDDDLPKISCEIPLSVRAEFRCSFYTEDGARLYRSVSQRSQNKENHICIFYPNYSNLFTQSVNSRQISCDYTTAIKTDFTSPRSDTVTIRGLPQPRLSASASVLQETDTVELSCDNTEELKMEMCVFNKYGREGDSKVSSSCQLSLTASQISVWSGAQSSSVRITCFYIVKKGQNQTPSLQSDPVTVTVLTSTPTTTAYTTTTAMKTSTLTVTSTSATTTNTESDFQSQTDSTIQTLDSSEESTGETTETYSLLNFCLDSD